A stretch of the Nothobranchius furzeri strain GRZ-AD chromosome 5, NfurGRZ-RIMD1, whole genome shotgun sequence genome encodes the following:
- the rspo3 gene encoding R-spondin-3 isoform X1 — MQLQLISFVLIFSHCMDYTGGQPNSSSRHRQHKLMTGASSACQQSGCLTCSDYNGCLSCRPRLFMHLERIGMKQIGVCMTSCPPGFHGNRSPERSTCTKCRSECDSCFTKNFCTRCRTGFYLHLGKCQESCPDGMVHSDAQRECVPGCPAECESCVNSESCTRCRPGLYQLSGRCYHVCPDDYEPNEELMECTPQVHCEVGEWSEWSPCSKSGRTCGFKRGQETRTRQVLQYPSPFGKPCPDISEIKECLVKRRKCPGRRKTERNGRRSRNNRKDKESQEVRRERKRERERDRDVGEREDSDNRNKTEHRHRRGHNTETVSPEDRPVQ; from the exons TGATGACGGGTGCAAGCTCAGCGTGCCAGCAGAGTGGCTGTCTGACCTGCTCCGACTACAACGGCTGTCTGTCCTGCAGGCCACGCTTATTCATGCATTTGGAGAGGATCGGGATGAAGCAGATCGGGGTGTGCATGACTTCCTGTCCTCCTGGCTTTCATGGCAATCGCTCCCCAGAGAGAAGCACCTGCACAA AGTGCAGGTCGGAGTGCGACTCCTGCTTCACCAAGAACTTCTGCACGCGCTGCCGGACGGGATTCTACCTTCACCTGGGCAAGTGCCAGGAGAGCTGCCCAGACGGCATGGTCCACAGCGATGCCCAGCGAGAGTGTGTTCCCG GGTGCCCTGCAGAGTGTGAGTCGTGTGTGAACAGTGAATCATGTACACGGTGCCGGCCAGGTCTTTACCAGCTGAGCGGAAGGTGCTACCACGTCTGTCCAGATGACTATGAGCCCAATGAGGAACTCATGGAGTGCACACCACAGG TGCACTGTGAGGTGGGCGAGTGGAGCGAATGGAGCCCCTGCTCCAAGTCCGGAAGAACTTGTGGCTTCAAACGAGGCCAGGAGACCCGGACCCGGCAGGTCCTGCAGTATCCGTCACCTTTTGGCAAACCCTGCCCAGACATCTCTGAGATCAAAGAGTGTCTAGTCAAAAGGAGGAAATGCCCAG GACGGAGAAAGACTGAGCGAAATGGCAGAAGGAGTCGCAACAACCGTAAAGACAAGGAGAGCCAGGAGGTGCGGCGGGAGAGGAAGAGAGAAAGGGAGCGGGACAGGGATGTGGGAGAACGGGAAGACTCGGATAACAGGAACAAAACTGAGCACCGGCACCGCCGAGGCCACAACACAGAGACCGTGTCCCCCGAAGACAGGCCTGTGCAGTAA
- the rspo3 gene encoding R-spondin-3 isoform X2 — MTGASSACQQSGCLTCSDYNGCLSCRPRLFMHLERIGMKQIGVCMTSCPPGFHGNRSPERSTCTKCRSECDSCFTKNFCTRCRTGFYLHLGKCQESCPDGMVHSDAQRECVPGCPAECESCVNSESCTRCRPGLYQLSGRCYHVCPDDYEPNEELMECTPQVHCEVGEWSEWSPCSKSGRTCGFKRGQETRTRQVLQYPSPFGKPCPDISEIKECLVKRRKCPGRRKTERNGRRSRNNRKDKESQEVRRERKRERERDRDVGEREDSDNRNKTEHRHRRGHNTETVSPEDRPVQ, encoded by the exons ATGACGGGTGCAAGCTCAGCGTGCCAGCAGAGTGGCTGTCTGACCTGCTCCGACTACAACGGCTGTCTGTCCTGCAGGCCACGCTTATTCATGCATTTGGAGAGGATCGGGATGAAGCAGATCGGGGTGTGCATGACTTCCTGTCCTCCTGGCTTTCATGGCAATCGCTCCCCAGAGAGAAGCACCTGCACAA AGTGCAGGTCGGAGTGCGACTCCTGCTTCACCAAGAACTTCTGCACGCGCTGCCGGACGGGATTCTACCTTCACCTGGGCAAGTGCCAGGAGAGCTGCCCAGACGGCATGGTCCACAGCGATGCCCAGCGAGAGTGTGTTCCCG GGTGCCCTGCAGAGTGTGAGTCGTGTGTGAACAGTGAATCATGTACACGGTGCCGGCCAGGTCTTTACCAGCTGAGCGGAAGGTGCTACCACGTCTGTCCAGATGACTATGAGCCCAATGAGGAACTCATGGAGTGCACACCACAGG TGCACTGTGAGGTGGGCGAGTGGAGCGAATGGAGCCCCTGCTCCAAGTCCGGAAGAACTTGTGGCTTCAAACGAGGCCAGGAGACCCGGACCCGGCAGGTCCTGCAGTATCCGTCACCTTTTGGCAAACCCTGCCCAGACATCTCTGAGATCAAAGAGTGTCTAGTCAAAAGGAGGAAATGCCCAG GACGGAGAAAGACTGAGCGAAATGGCAGAAGGAGTCGCAACAACCGTAAAGACAAGGAGAGCCAGGAGGTGCGGCGGGAGAGGAAGAGAGAAAGGGAGCGGGACAGGGATGTGGGAGAACGGGAAGACTCGGATAACAGGAACAAAACTGAGCACCGGCACCGCCGAGGCCACAACACAGAGACCGTGTCCCCCGAAGACAGGCCTGTGCAGTAA